From the Alteromonas sp. CI.11.F.A3 genome, the window ACGGGCAACTTCCGCTAACTCTTCTTCAGATAAATCATTGTCACGTTCGGCAATTAATTTACCTGCACGCTCTACCGCTTCATCTAATAGCTCAACCAATTTAACCGTACCGCCAGTACGGGTTTTAAATGGCTTTCCGTCACTGCCTAACATCATACCGAATGGGCAATGCTCGTAGGTTTGAGTGGTTTCCATAAAGCCTGCTTTACGGCCCACAATTTCGGTTTGCTTGAAATGTAGCGCTTGGCGAGCGTCGGTAAGAATTAGGGTTCTATCGGCGTTTAACGTGCCGCTGCGATAGCGCATAGCCGCTAAATCTGTGGTCGCATATAAATAACCGCCACCAGATTTTTGCACAATATAGACTGCTGGATTGCCTTCTTTATCGGCCAATTCAGGAATGAAAACCACTTGAGCGCCTTGGTCTTCTACCGCAATCTCTTTTGCTTTTAACTCACTAATTACGTTAGCTAAGTCGTGGTTATAGGCCGACTCACCCATGATATCTTCGCGAGTTAAGCTTACGTTTAGTTTTTTATAAACGTCTTCAGAGTGTGCAATAGACACATCAATGAACTTTTCCCATAAGCTTAGGCATTTTTCATCACCGCCTTGAAGCTTAACGACGTATTCACGTGCACGATCGGCAAAGCCTTCTTCGTCGTCGAAACGTACTTTTGCTTCACGGTAGAAATCTTCCAAGTCAGACAATGCCGTTTCAGCCACTTCTTGTTCAAGTTTGTCTGACAAATGCGCCAACAACATACCAAACTGCGTACCCCAATCACCCATGTGATTTTGGCGAATGACCTTGTGGCCTAAAAACTCTAATACTTTCACCACAGCGTCACCAATAATGGTGGTACGTAAATGCCCTACGTGCATTTCTTTCGCTAGGTTTGGTGAAGAGTAATCTACCACTACGGTTTGTACTGGCGATTTTGCAACCCCAATGCGTGGATCGTTTAGGGCCAATTCACACTGATTTGCCAACCACTCATTGTTCAAATGAACATTGATGAAACCTGGGCCGGCCACTTCTAATTTACTGGCCACATCATCAAGCTTTACAATCTCAACAATCTTTTCTGCAATATCGCGAGGCTTTTGTCTAAGCTGTTTCGCCAACGCCATTGCGCCATTGAATTGATATTCACCAAATTCAGGACGAGCACTGCGCGATACAGGAATAGGTGCGTTTTCAACACCCATTGTTTCTAAAGCTTCACTAAATCGATTAATTAATAATGCATGTATATTCATAGTTATTCTTTATCTTAATTTTCGCGCGTGTTTTTAAATTCGATGTCTGGGTAACGTTCTTGCGACAACTGTAAGTTCACTCTAGTAGGGGCGATATACGTAAGGTTATCGCCACCATCTAGTGCAAGGTTTTGCTCACCCTTGCGGCGGAACTCATCCAGCTTTTTCTCGTCTTTACAGTACACCCATCGGGCAGTGTTTACGTTAATGTGCTCGTACAATGCATCAACATTGTATTCTGCCTTCAAACGGGCGACGACCACGTCAAACTGAAGTACACCTACCGCACCTACAATGAGGTCATTATTGGCAAGCGGCCTAAATACCTGAACCGCACCTTCTTCTGAAAGCTGGATAAGGCCTTTTAGCAATTGCTTCTGTTTTAGCGGGTCGCGTAATCGAATACGTTTAAATAATTCTGGTGCAAAGTTAGGGATACCACTGAAGCGATAGTTATCACCTGAGGTAAAAGTATCACCAATTCGAATGGTCCCGTGGTTGTGCAGGCCAATAATATCTCCTGCATACGCCTCTTCTAGCAAGGCTCTATCGCCGGCTAAAAAGGTTAAAGCATCGGAAATACGTACATCTTTGCCAAGTCGTGAGTGACGCATTTTCATGCCCTTCTCATACTTGCCCGATACAATACGGCAAAATGCGATACGGTCACGGTGTTTAGGATCCATATTCGCCTGAATTTTGAATACAAAACCGCTGAACTTGGTATCTGTTGATTCAACTGGGCTTTCATCAGTCTCACGGCCTTGTGGCGCGGGAGCCCATTCAACCATGCCATCAAGCATATGGTCGACACCAAAGTTACCCAATGCAGTACCAAAAAATACTGGGGTAAGCTGGCCGTCTAAAAAGAGCTCTTTATCAAAGTCGTTTGATGCACCGCGAACAAGTTCTAGCTCATCACGCAAGGTTTCAGCCAGGTCGCTACCAATGGCATCTTCAAGCTCAGGGTTATCTAGCCCTTTTAAAATACGAACGTCTTGGATGGTGTGCCCATGCCCACTTTGGTACAAAATGGTTTCGTCACGATAAAGGTGATAAACCCCTTTAAAGCTTTTCCCGCAACCGATTGGCCAGGTAATTGGCGCGCAAAGAATATCGAGTTCGCTCTCAACTTCGTCCATTACTTCTAGTGGATCGCGTATATCGCGGTCGAGCTTATTCATAAAGGTTAGGATAGGCGTATCACGTAAACGGGTAACTTCCATCAATTTACGGGTTCTATCCTCTACCCCTTTCGCAGCATCGATAACCATTAAGCAAGAATCTACTGCGGTAAGCGTACGGTAGGTATCTTCCGAGAAATCTTCGTGTCCGGGCGTATCCAGTAAGTTAACCAGATGGTCGTTGTAAGGAAATTGCATTACAGAGGTAGTTACAGATATACCACGCTCTTTTTCCATCTCCATCCAATCTGACTTCGCATGTTGGCCAGACTTTTTACCTTTTACCGTACCTGCGGTTTGCAGGGCGTTTCCGAACAACAGTACTTTTTCAGTAATGGTGGTTTTACCCGCATCTGGATGCGAGATAATAGCGAACGTTCTTCGCTTATTGATTTCGTTTAGAAAATCGGCATTTGCCATGAAAAATCGGTCCCGTTTCGTACCCGTAATGGTACTTCAGTCTTGAGTATTTACTCGCTTTGCTTAGTGTCGTTCTTACAGTCGTACTAACTTGTGCTACGTGCTTTTGCTAACTGCTTTTGCACACAAGATAACGAAGGGACGCCAAGCATCACGCCTTCCCCTTTAAAGCCTTATTTGGCACCCAAAAAGTGGAAAGCATTGAGGGAGTATAAAAATGCCGCTTATTATACATTTGTGGCAGCTAAAAACACGCTCTGCTGACGTTTTTCTATTAACTCACCGTTAAATATTCTCTGATGGATAAATTCGTGATTTCAGAGATGAAAATAGTGCTGGCAAAAGAGCTGCTAAAAGAGGCGAAAAGAGGCGAGAAGAGAGCCAATTAAAGACATAGTAGCGGGATTAGTGATAGGGCTGAAAAGAGCGCTGTTAAAGCTGTGGTGAAAGTGTTTTTTTAGGCAGAGATAACTGCCGTGATGAGAGAGCTAAAGAAAAGATTTCATAACCTCATATTCTCTAAAACTCAGAATTTTTTAATCTCATGATCTATTGATAGCAAAACGGGCGGCTCAACACCTTGCTATTATGTTGCGCCGCCGTTCTTTTTAATATTTAACCTTTTAAAACGCTAACGATTTAACAAACTCAAGCTTAAGCTGTGCGCGCATCTAAGGAACCACTGAATCGAGTTGCTACCAGCGCTGCTAAACAAATCACGCCACCCACCCAGGCGGTATCTCGTAATTCCATGCCTTCAACAATTGCACCACCTAACACTGAACCCAGTGCAATGCCAATATTGAACGCAGCAATATTTAACCCTGATGCCACATCTACCGCATTTGGGGTGTATCGCTCGGCTAATTTCACCACATATACTTGCAAGCCAGGTACATTACCAAAGGCAAATGCGCCCCACACCAATACGGTTAATACAGCACCTATTTGGGTGTTCATGGTAAATGTTAGGGTAAATAGTATGAGCGCGAGAGCAGTAAAAATAATAGTAAGCGCTTTTATGGGCCCTTTCTTATCGGCAAGTTTACCGCCATAAATATTACCAATGGCCACAGACACTCCGTAAACCAGCATGATAATGCTTACCGCAGAAGGCGCAAAACCGCTCTCTTGCTGTAATATAGGGGCTAAATAGGTGAATGCGGTAAAAGTGCCGCCGTAGCCTAATATGGTCATCAGATACACTAACAATAAACGGGGCTGCACTAACACCTTAATTTGATCTTTTAGTGTGGCAGGTTTCGCCTGCTTCAAATTGTTCGGCACTAAAAATGCGCTGCCAATTAATGCTAAAAAACCTAATGCAGATACCACTAAAAAGGTGGCTCGCCAGCCAAAGGTTTGGCCAATCCACGTACCTAATGGCACGCCTGTTACCAGTGCAACGGTTAAACCAGTAAACATAATGGCAATAGCACTGGCTTCTTTGTCTTTACTTACCAAACCTGTGGCAATGGTAGAACCGATAGAGAAGAACACGCCATGGGCAAGCCCTGTTAAAATGCGTGCCATGATCAAGCTCTCATAACTGGGGGCTTGCCATGCCAGTAAGTTGCCACCGACAAACAGTGCCATTAGCGTTAACAGCACGTGTTTTCTATTCCATTTTCCGGTTAACGCAGTTAACACCGGCGCACCAATGGCCACGCCAAGGGCGTATAAGCTAACCAGTAAACCCGCGCTAGGCAGTGAAACACCTAAATCGGCAGCAATAGTAGGAACTAAACCAACAATAACAAATTCAGTGGTGCCTATAGCAAACGCACTGAGGGTTAACGCAAACAATGCAATGGGCATTTTTATCCTCAAAAAGTAAGTTTCAGTGCGTGCATTGTGCAGATTGTTTTCGTTGCGAAAAACAGCAATAATAACAAAATACCTTTGTGATTATTGATAAAGTAAAAGCTAAATGAGCGTAAGTGCTAAAACCGAAGATATAGAAGCGTTTGTTGTCGTAGTAGATGCAGGCAGCTTTTCTCGCGCCGCTGAATTGCTGGGCCAGCAGGTAGCAAAAGTTTCTCGCGCTGTGGCGCGTTTAGAAGGCGTGCTTAATGTTACCCTACTTAACCGTACCACCCGCCGACTGGAGCTAACCGAAGAAGGTGTAGTCTACCTACAGTACGCCCGCGACAGTGTGAACTTACTAGAAAAAGGCGAAGAAGCGTTACGGCTGCTAAACCAAAAACCTTCTGGGTTATTAAGAGTAGATGCTGCAAGCCCTTTTGTGCTGCATCAGTTAACCCCATTAATAGGTGGATTCCGTGAGGCATATCCAGAGATAAAACTCGATATCACCAGTCACGATAATATTATTGATTTGCTTGAACACAAAACTGATATTGCCATTCGGATTGGCGCCTTAAACGATTCTAATTTGCATGCCAAAACCTTGGGGCGAAGTGCACTTCATTTGGTGGCGAGCCCAGCCTATTTAGCAAGTTCTAATATTGATGTGTCTATAACGTCATTGGGCGAACATCGACTCATTGGCTTTTCCAGTGGCGCTAGCTTGAACCGCTGGCCTTTATCAGAAGAGGTAAAACTTAATTTCGATTTAAAAGCATCCAGCGGGGAAACCATCAGGCAGCTTTGTTTAGCAGATCAAGGCATTGCCCTACTGTCGCACTTTATGGTGGCAGACGATTTAGAAAACGGTAAACTTGTCAGCGTATTAGGCGAGCACTTACTTACACCAAACAATCGAGAGCCCGTGCAAGCGGTGTACTACCGAAACAGTGCAGTGTCGTCACGTATCTCGGCTTTTTTAGATTTTATACAGCCACGTCTCAAGCTGTAGCGACTTGTTTATTGGCCCAGTTTATTTGGTTTGACCAGGCACCTTGGATATCAATTTCTTTAGTGCCGACTTTGGCAACGCGTTGAGGGTAAGTGCACAAAGCATTACAGTGGCGCCAACAATCACCATGGGCAGCAAGGTTTCACCTAGTAACAGTACCGAGCTTACGTAACCAATGATTGGCGTAAGCGTGCTAATAAGTACGATGCGCTCAGGCGGAAGCTTAGGCCCTGCAGACACCATAAGACCAAAACCCAACCCAGTAGCGATTGGTCCAATGTAAGATAGTGACAACCAACCTCGCGCCCCGTATTCAGCAAAGTTGGGGACACCCTCAATAGCACAGGCAATTGCTAGCATTACTACTCCAGCCAATGCAAATTGCCAGAACACCGCATCAATAACACTACCATGCCATTTGTGAAATGAAACACGCCTTATCGACACGGCCCACAATCCCGAAGCTAATAGCATGCCAAACAAAGGTAACCAAGCACCAGGCTGGCCCGACGCGAATAATATTAAGCCAACGCCAATTGTAGAGATACTCGTCAGTAAAAAACGTTTTGCTGCAGGTCGCTGTCGATACCACACGGTATCAATCACCAGCATCCACAGTGGTGTGGTGTAAATTAAAATACTCGCGGTACCGGCAGGAATGTACTGCAGGCAAACCGTGATTAACCCCATAGAGCCAATGAACTGCACCAAGGCTACCGTAAAGATAACCGCGCGATCGGGCCGTGAAAAAGTAGGTAATCGTTTTTTGGTGATAAACACAAACAAGGCGATAACAGGCAAGGCAAATAATAACCTAAGTGTCACCATCCAATACGCACTTACGGAATCTAAACCTAGCTTCATTGCTGGCCAACTTAAGCCTAAGCACAACACTGAAACAAACAGCATTTTAATGCCTTTTGCTTGAACTGACGGAGGAGGCAACGCAGAAGACATATTCAATACCTATAAAATGAAAAAGCATGCGCTATTTCACAAAAAATAAGACAGTAAGTGACATTTCACTTAGCCGCGCAATATACGCGAATAACCTGAAACCGGATATAGACCTTAACGACGTAATTAGGCGCCTTATCGCGCATAAAGGACAAGGGAAATAAAGGTTAAACTAAGGTAATAATATTGCCACAGACAATAGTTTGCGTTGCCCTTGTTGAATGGGCGTAACACTATGACTGTACAAATCAGGCCGAAAGAAATAAACACGGTTAAATAAGTTAAAAATAACCTTGTCGGCACAAAACACCCCACCTACTTTTGGCTGCTTTAATACCACATTAAACTTATAGTATTTCCCTTCGCTTACAGGGTCGTTATGTCTCATTACCCGATGACCTTCAGGATAGGTCACAAGATTAATGGCAAACCGTTTAAATCGCACAATCTCCCGATTGATAACCTTTGGCATTTATCCTCTTTAGTTAGTTTTTAACAACGTAAACATTGAATGTTATTGTCTCAGAGAACAGGAGTAGACTGATAGTGCGCGGGTAGATCGAGAAGGTATAACTTGTGCGATTGCGTGTTTAGTTTAGCTTCTTGGGTTTAAAGCGAGGCTTTCATTATTTTAGCATCTTCTTTGCCGTTAGCGGTTTGATAATAGCTTTTTCTTACTTCGATATGCTCAAAACCGGTATGTTCGTAAAGGTTGATTGCCCCAATATTACTGGCGCGAACCTCTAACCACATTGAGGTCATTTCGTTGTGCTGGGCGTGTTGTTTTACGTACTCCACTAAAGCCCGCCCTATCCCTTCTTGGCGACAACGCTTATCTACCGCAATATCCATCAAGGTAGCTTCATCAACCACTTCAAGTACCAATGCGTATCCCACTACTTGATCATCTTTTATAGCAAGGGCACCGAAATAGGGAGCCGTAGTGCAATCAGCAAACGTTGCAAAAGACCAAGGTTTAAATTGGGAGGCTTCGTGAATACCGTGGGCTTGCGCTAAAGCACTTTGACAACTTGTATCTGAAACTAATTGGATATGCAAAATAGGTCAACCGAGTGAGGGAATTTAACGTGCTTCTGGCGATTTTACATTGTTGGGCAAAGCACAAAGCATTTTCCACAGCTGCTTTTGCATCGCTGCCGTCAGTAAGTGAGGCGCTGACGGTATAACAATGCCACCGTTAGTTACTGCTACGTCTTGCCCTAGCTTCACCTGAGTACTGGTGAAGGGTAATTGAAGATAAGCGAGCGCAACATCTAAATCTTGCAGCCACTGCTTGCCCTGTAAGCGCTGTGCTTGGGTTAATTCAACCATAGCAGGTGTATTTATCGAAGCAGGGTTGGACAACACATTCGATAATTGGCTGGATGATTGGCTCGAAGCATTAACAGACTTCGCTTTTGGTGCACTCTTGCTTGCAGCGCTATCTGCGTTACTACCTACCGAGCGCGGTGTCGCTGACGACGAATCACTAGCGTTCGGGCTGGTAGCTTTTGTTTGGCCAGAGGCTTTGGTTGAATCTGATGATACTTGAGCACGAAGTTGTGCCAACCGGCTTTGCTTTTCTTCATTAGAAGGCATGGCCGGTGAATGATTGCTGGTCGTTGCAAAAGAAACATTAGCAGAGGGCTTATTCTCAACATCAGTCGCAACCGAGTTCGTGTTTTCAACTTGCAGCGATGACTGGTTCACCCAGACAGGGATCCCCATTTCTTGCAACACAGCACGCTGAAAAGTAGAAAGCGACATAAAAATCCAACCTCGTTTAATTACTTAACATTGTATAGCAACGCGATTAAAAATGGCAACGCGAATAAAAATGGCAGATACAGAATGACTAACTTGCTGAGTTTAACTTAGCTTAAGAAGAATAAATAATGATAAAAATTGAATTTAGAAAACAAGAAGGGAAAGTGGCAGGGGTGGAGGGACTCGAACCCCCAACCATCGGTTTTGGAGACCGCTGTTCTACCAATTCGAACTACACCCCTAGCGCGCTGTGCATTATACGGATGACATATAAAAGGTAAAGCATTTTTCTACTACCTTATGCACTACCGCTTATTAAACAAACAAAGCGCTGTGAAAACAAACAAAAAGCGTATTTTAGCCAGCGTTTTGCTTGGTTGCCTCAAGCGCAGCCAGCCATAAATCGTTAGTTACGTTAACGATTTCCATGTGAAGTTGAACTTGCGATAAGACCTCATCTTCATCTTTACCTACTTCTTTTGCATAGGCGATGGCTAATGCCTGTGTTTGCGCTTCACTCATTGCGTTTATCTTTGCACACCCAGCCACATCGAAATAGCGATTACCCATGGCTGAGTATTCCCAGTCAACAATGAAAGGCGTTGAGTCACGTACCACATGATGAGCAAGTAGGTCGTTGTGACACAGCACATAGTCTTCTGTGCTACCTTCACTTTTCACTAAACTTGCCCGAAGTTGGATAGCGCGGTCGAAAAGCGCATCGCCTTCTTTCAATCCAGCGGAGTGCATATAGTGCAACCAACGAGAAAATAAATTGAGAGGTCTAGCGGTGATAGGCAGGGCGTGGACACGGGCAAGTACTGATGCCAACGCTTCGGGAGAACGAATACTGGGATGAGGATCAGTTTCCTCCTCCCATTGCTCTACCCAAATTAATTCATCATCGCTTAACCAAATAGGCTTTGGTGCAATGCCTCGCTCAGCAAGTTGCTGTTGCAATACAAATTGATGGAATCTGTCGATGCCGCTAAATGCATCTTCCCCCACCCATTTGACAGCAAACCCACGATTATCATCTTTAAGATGATACACCTGATTCACTATGCCAGCGGGGTGACGTTCCACTGTAGCTGAATCAGATAAATTAAGTGCTTCTTTCAAAAGCGGAATGATAGTTTCCGGTTTCATCTTGCTTATTCCATTGCGCTAACCATTGTAGATACCCAAAAATCGAGAATCCTACATACCCAAGGAACAAGCATGCTGATAATGCCATCCCCACTTGAAAGTATAGAAAGGCGGAGGCCAAATTAATAAAGAACCAGTAAATCCAATTTTGTAAAACTTTATGCGCCACCATAAAAGTGGTAATTACACTCAAAAGATGGATACTCGCATCGAGTAGTAGATGATCACTATTAAATTGGGAAGTGACTAATTTAGATAATCCCCACGCACAGCACAACAGCACAGGGACTATTGTAAGATGTATCCATAGCGGCCATGAACGCACTGGCTTTTCTGTGCCTTCATCCCCACCTTTCGTCCATTGATAGTAACCGTAGCCCGCCATTATCATATAGAAAAAATTCAGCATGGATTGAAACGGTAACGTCACCTGCCAAAACAGCCAGGTATAGATAGCCGTGCTGGCGAAGGCACAAAGCCAACACCAGCTATTCTGTTTTGCCGCAAGCAGCACATAGGCAATGGCAAGCACTACAGCCAACCATTCCAGTTTTGATGTGGCCGCTATCTGCGACAAAAATTCAGTGAAAAATGCACTCATGCTTCAGTTTTTCTGGCTTGCTTATTCGCCTGCATAGCATCGTAGTTTAGAAACTTCGCCACGAAAATAGCCTGTCCAACTTCTTCATGAGTGCGCTGCATTTCCTTACCAAGAATAGACATCACATGTCCGTAATCACCGGATACTTGCGTGCTGGTAGAAGTAGTCAATACACCAATATCACCGTAGCTATTCAAGCGATCAATAAATTGCTGAATAGGCTCAATATATTCACCTACTAATGGGTATAACGATAGCTCAACCATGACTTGCATAGCATACTCCTAGAATTGGTATTTAACGGTAACACCGAACTGTCGGCCATTACCTAATTGATAATAAGGTTCTGCAAACGCATACTCATCACGAGGGTCATTGCTAAACCCACCAAAACCTCTGGTGTAATACTCATTATCGAAGGCATTTTTAACCCACAGGCTGGTTTGCCAGTTATCAGAAAACCATACTATTTCACTGTTTACTAGTGTTGTCGAAGGGGCTTCTACGTCATGCCCATCAGAAAAACGGTAGCTATCTTTGAAATCAATATCAATGCGCCAAAGCACATCATCAGTAATGGATAGCTCACTAAATAAGTTAGCCGTGTATTCAGGTGCTTGTGCTTGGCGCTGTTTTTCAATCACAGTGCCATCGGTAAGCGTATAATCTTCAAAAGTTGCATCTAGGTAGCCCAAACTCATGTTCATGGTCCAGTTTTCATCTACCAGCCAACTTAACTCTAGCTCAGCACCTTTGTTAGTGCCTATATCTGCATTGTCTATAATGTCGATAAAATCAGCGGTACCATCTTCGCGTATTTGAACATCAAAATTACTTACTTGCGTATCGTCCCTGTCCATATAGAAAAGGGCGGCTCGCATGGTAACTTCAGGCACCAATAAAGGCCCTTTTACACCAAGCTCGTAGTTCCAGTTATATTCTTCATCAAAGAATCGCTGCTCATCTGATACGCGTTCGTCAGGGTTATACCCTGCCCCTTTGTAGCCGCGAGAAATACTGGCGTAGTAAAAGTGGTTTTCACCTGTGTATTGCAATGCCACTTTACCGCCAGTCATCGTAGTATCATGACTACTTTCAAGGCCATTGTTATCTGAGTAATCAAAACCGTAGTTTTCGACACGTAACCCTGCCACTAACGTTAGGCTAGTGGTAAGTGTAGATTCAGTCTGTAAATATACCGCCTTGGTGGTGGGTTCATACACACTGGTAAAATCACCTGAAGCATAGGTGTATTCACGTAGCAAATCTTCTTCACTGGTTTTATAAAAAGCGCCAAGTGTCCAAGCAGTGGCACCATTGAATAACGCAGCACTGTCTGAAGATACAAACCTTACTTCTGCGGTTTGTGTGTCTACATCACGAAAATAAGCGTCAAATGAGGTATAGCCGAAAGGGTGAAAACCTTCGTAAGTCCAATCTTCGTCATATCCGTAACCGATATTATGGGAAGCGTGGGTGGCAATTAAAATAAAGTCACCGCCATTAGTGCTGGTGGTAGCTCGAGCACTCACCGCATGAGTTTGATGAGTGTCAAAACCTGGCTCATCAGATAACGTCTGATTATTGTTATCTAGCGAAAACGCATCATAACCATTGTCGATGTCATACCAACGATACGTCAGCGCCAAAGTGCTTCTTTCGTCGATATTCCCAGCAACACTTATGCGCGCTGCGGTTTCATCAAGATTATTCGTATCATCACGTTTTTGCTCGGCGCCGTCACTGTTAACTACGGTATTTTCTACAAAACCATCACTGCGGTTATGCATTAGTGCAACGCGATAACCCCAGTCCTGATTGATATCGTTGCCGGTAGCAGCTTCCACTCGATAACTGTCTTTATTGCCCGCTCTAAATTCGACGTAATCAGGGCCATCTGAACCGACTGCATTGCTGGAAAGCTTTACTGCCCCAGCCAATGCGCCAGAACCAAATAACGTGGCTTGAGGACCGCGATATACTTCTAATTGCTGGGTATCAAATAACAGCCCTGCTGCCGCTAAACCTGAGAAATCAAATTCATCCATAATAAAGCTAACAGACGGGTTAATAGGCTCTACAAATTGACTACGTTCACCGATACCGCGAATTTGAACAAAGCGGCCGCGAGAAGCGCCTGCGGCGAAGTTCACGTTCGGCACACTGTTCAGCACACTATCAATATGGGTAGGCTGGCGACTGCTTAAGCGCGTAGCGCTCATAACGGTAGCACTTGCACTTAGTTGGTCTAATACAGTTTCGCGAAAGTCTCCGCTAACGACAATACGTTCAACGTCTTCAAGTTGTGTTTCTTGCTGAGTAGTTTGTGCGCTAACTGAAAGCGATGCGGCAAGTAAAGAAAGACAAAATATAGGTTTTTGCATGGGATCTCTTATTCTTTTTTAAGAAAAAAGATCCGGGTGTACGGCAGGTGATACGACTATGTGGTCAACCATCCCTACGCCGGCATTATCCGGATCAGGTGTAAGGGTTCTCACAGTGATGATGTGAATCTCAGTCCGCGGTACGGACACCCCTTGGTATATGCGTTCGGTTTGAATACCAAATACAGCGAGGAGTCTACCAGTTACGCCAAAACCGTCAAGATATTAAACGGTTAACTTGACGTAACAATAGGCACGCTATTCGTGTTATGTAAGCTTATTTTTGTTCTTCTAATTCAAGATTAAGCTTTCGCACTTCTTCGTTAGTTTGAGACACTAGCGCCTCAAGGGTTTTACCATGGGCTGCAGGTTGACGTGATTCTGGGTCTACTTTAACGAAGACAATATCATCGGCGAAACAGATGGTTTTTTTAGTGGCTTTATTGCGCACTAGACAACTTACCGTAATCGACGTTCTACCCACGGCTTTAGTCTCAAGACCAAACTCAACAATATCACCTTGCAGTGCAGGAGACTCAAAACTAATTTCCCCAATATGTTTGGTTACCAAACAATTGGTTTCTAATTGGCAAATTGCCCAAATAGCAGCCTCTTCATCAATCCATTCAAGCGCGCGGCCGCCAAATAAAGAGTTGGCATAATTTAAGTCGTTTGGCATCACTAGACGCCGAGAAAGAAAGCGCATTCGAATTCCTTTAGATAAGTAGTTACTATAAGCAGAGAAAGTCTTAATTATACCGAAAAAACTCACCTATGGCGCCACCGGAATTAACTCAATGGTTGTTTAACCCTATTTATTCGCAAGCACGACATACTGAGCATCGTCGTCTACTCGTGCTTTCTGGTGAATACGAGTGGGTAAATAAGAATTTAACGTCTATTTTAAGCGATATTCCCTCCACACTTATCGTCAAAGAAGTAGGCGCTCAGAACTCACTGCTCCGTAAACATTTGTTAGGTAATGAATGCGATATCGGGGTGGTACATGCCCATCAAGGGTTCAACCCTGGAAACCTCATGGCCATTGCTGGCACCATTCGATGGGGTGGGTGTCTTATTTTATGCTGCCCTACGCTCGACTCTTGGCATTTGCACACCCGCCCTAGTCACCTGTCACATGGTTTTACTGCATCACCAAGCCTGTATATAAAAAGACTTGTCGCAAGACTAAAAAACGATGCACATGTAGCCATTTGGAGTTCCAACAACTGCCATATTCCTGATTGGGTAGCTGGTGATACCGTAGATTCGTTAAACCGGCTAAACCCGGTTACCTCTGAGAGCTCTATCAATCAGGTACTATCAGAAAACGCACACGCAACACAGCCATTAGATGGTGAGGAAACC encodes:
- the argS gene encoding arginine--tRNA ligase encodes the protein MNIHALLINRFSEALETMGVENAPIPVSRSARPEFGEYQFNGAMALAKQLRQKPRDIAEKIVEIVKLDDVASKLEVAGPGFINVHLNNEWLANQCELALNDPRIGVAKSPVQTVVVDYSSPNLAKEMHVGHLRTTIIGDAVVKVLEFLGHKVIRQNHMGDWGTQFGMLLAHLSDKLEQEVAETALSDLEDFYREAKVRFDDEEGFADRAREYVVKLQGGDEKCLSLWEKFIDVSIAHSEDVYKKLNVSLTREDIMGESAYNHDLANVISELKAKEIAVEDQGAQVVFIPELADKEGNPAVYIVQKSGGGYLYATTDLAAMRYRSGTLNADRTLILTDARQALHFKQTEIVGRKAGFMETTQTYEHCPFGMMLGSDGKPFKTRTGGTVKLVELLDEAVERAGKLIAERDNDLSEEELAEVARKVGIGAVKYADLSKNRTTDYMFNWDTMLSFEGNTAPYLQYAYTRVKSLFRKAGVAIETMPVDINIVEKQEHALSVLLLQFEEVVGLVSRDATPHVLCTYLYELASAFMSFYEACPMLKDGIELEVRDSRLALSALVASTLSQGLNLLGIETLEKM
- the prfC gene encoding peptide chain release factor 3; this encodes MANADFLNEINKRRTFAIISHPDAGKTTITEKVLLFGNALQTAGTVKGKKSGQHAKSDWMEMEKERGISVTTSVMQFPYNDHLVNLLDTPGHEDFSEDTYRTLTAVDSCLMVIDAAKGVEDRTRKLMEVTRLRDTPILTFMNKLDRDIRDPLEVMDEVESELDILCAPITWPIGCGKSFKGVYHLYRDETILYQSGHGHTIQDVRILKGLDNPELEDAIGSDLAETLRDELELVRGASNDFDKELFLDGQLTPVFFGTALGNFGVDHMLDGMVEWAPAPQGRETDESPVESTDTKFSGFVFKIQANMDPKHRDRIAFCRIVSGKYEKGMKMRHSRLGKDVRISDALTFLAGDRALLEEAYAGDIIGLHNHGTIRIGDTFTSGDNYRFSGIPNFAPELFKRIRLRDPLKQKQLLKGLIQLSEEGAVQVFRPLANNDLIVGAVGVLQFDVVVARLKAEYNVDALYEHINVNTARWVYCKDEKKLDEFRRKGEQNLALDGGDNLTYIAPTRVNLQLSQERYPDIEFKNTREN
- a CDS encoding MFS transporter, encoding MPIALFALTLSAFAIGTTEFVIVGLVPTIAADLGVSLPSAGLLVSLYALGVAIGAPVLTALTGKWNRKHVLLTLMALFVGGNLLAWQAPSYESLIMARILTGLAHGVFFSIGSTIATGLVSKDKEASAIAIMFTGLTVALVTGVPLGTWIGQTFGWRATFLVVSALGFLALIGSAFLVPNNLKQAKPATLKDQIKVLVQPRLLLVYLMTILGYGGTFTAFTYLAPILQQESGFAPSAVSIIMLVYGVSVAIGNIYGGKLADKKGPIKALTIIFTALALILFTLTFTMNTQIGAVLTVLVWGAFAFGNVPGLQVYVVKLAERYTPNAVDVASGLNIAAFNIGIALGSVLGGAIVEGMELRDTAWVGGVICLAALVATRFSGSLDARTA
- a CDS encoding LysR family transcriptional regulator, producing the protein MSVSAKTEDIEAFVVVVDAGSFSRAAELLGQQVAKVSRAVARLEGVLNVTLLNRTTRRLELTEEGVVYLQYARDSVNLLEKGEEALRLLNQKPSGLLRVDAASPFVLHQLTPLIGGFREAYPEIKLDITSHDNIIDLLEHKTDIAIRIGALNDSNLHAKTLGRSALHLVASPAYLASSNIDVSITSLGEHRLIGFSSGASLNRWPLSEEVKLNFDLKASSGETIRQLCLADQGIALLSHFMVADDLENGKLVSVLGEHLLTPNNREPVQAVYYRNSAVSSRISAFLDFIQPRLKL